Proteins from one Sabethes cyaneus chromosome 2, idSabCyanKW18_F2, whole genome shotgun sequence genomic window:
- the LOC128736222 gene encoding holotricin-3-like, with protein MAKILPLLLFIFLIGTVLSMPRGGGGGGGGGHGGGGHGGGFGGGHGGGFGGGRGGGFGGGRGGGFGGGRGGYGGHGYGGSGRPGVYGGFGGGGWIPPPAFRRYRWDEPYFFG; from the exons ATGGCTAAG ATTCTACCGTTACTTTTGTTCATATTCCTTATTGGCACTGTTCTGTCCATGCCTCGTGGGGGAGGTGGCGGCGGCGGAGGCGGACACGGTGGTGGAGGACATGGTGGTGGATTCGGAGGAGGGCATGGAGGAGGCTTCGGCGGAGGACGTGGTGGAGGCTTCGGTGGAGGGCGCGGCGGAGGATTCGGGGGAGGACGTGGCGGCTATGGCGGTCATGGCTACGGAGGCTCTGGAAGACCTGGTGTCTATGGAGGATTCGGTGGAGGAGGTTGGATACCTCCGCCAGCCTTTCGAAGATATAGATGGGATGAACCTTATTTCTTTGGCTGA
- the LOC128736223 gene encoding uncharacterized protein LOC128736223, with amino-acid sequence MDLFDLWLMPINSLVNANAIQQPQKHFINHSKLQLPEVFQSTLGLLLMVTDARSASANDNVPAGVETRDDLTGAESAQFGGFGGYGGYGRDYGRYGRPYGGGYGGGGYGGGGGGYGGGIGYGRNPYVGTGFGGLGFLGR; translated from the exons ATGGATCTTTTCGATCTGTGGTTAATGCCTATTAACAGCCTGGTCAACGCCAACGCCATCCAGCAACCGCAAAAGCATTTTATCAACCATTCCAAGCTCCAGCTTCCGGAAGTATTCCAAAGCACGCTGG GCCTCCTCTTGATGGTCACTGATGCTCGGTCCGCATCAGCAAACGATAACGTTCCGGCAGGAGTGGAAACACGAGATGATCTAACCGGCGCCGAATCGGCTCAGTTTGGCGGTTTCGGTGGATACGGAGGCTATGGAAGAGATTACGGTCGATACGGTAGACCCTACGGCGGTGGATATGGTGGAGGAGGatatggtggtggtggtggcggatACGGTGGGGGTATCGGCTATGGTCGTAATCCCTACGTAGGAACAGGATTTGGAGGACTCGGTTTCCTGGGTCGTTAA